A part of Vulpes vulpes isolate BD-2025 chromosome 15, VulVul3, whole genome shotgun sequence genomic DNA contains:
- the BAHD1 gene encoding bromo adjacent homology domain-containing 1 protein isoform X5 — MRVPHSASEKDWEYSMTHTRRKSLPMLSSGPTGRREPLQMEGSNMEQGAESVEAGMPESPGHLTGRRKNYPLRKRPLVPEKPKACKVLLTRLENVAGPRSADEADELPPDLPKPPSPAPSGEDTGLTQPRKRRLASLNAEALNNLLLEREDASSLVGTRRSRGDPHRSRDRDRAAGGWSSSKKRPRLGDLGGGSRDLSPEPAPDDGARRDGDPAPKRLASLNAAAFLKLSQERELPLRPPRAHPEADGRSAEPPALRAPRPKWANNKVHGKNYPKARQGPGSGEAVGPLGWQRHPEEPWPSATPRGPASQPPHQPLSKALESPLGLRPHLPLLMGGQAALKPEPGRPGEESPAPKQELHQPSFPAPQLSPLPMPGNPAHYSGLCGRPELTALGSFYVYCSQDGLQCGGYAPCPMLPEGKLSSVAAPNEGLLLAPSSVPAGTPFQHPPWGSRYCSSEDTGVNGYSICEMLPPSLTHIGTTCGGCPYKMPFAAEGCRSLGQLEFPLPEAGHPASPAHPLLGCPVPSVPPAAEPVPHLQTPTSEPQTVARACPQSAKPPSGSKSGLRTGSSCRHTARSKAACRPSHPKQPRVQRPRPRRRRRRRTNGWVPVGAACEKAVYVLDEPEPAIRKSYQAVERHGETIRVRDTVLLKSGPRKTSTPYVAKISALWENPESGELMMSLLWYYRPEHLQGGRSPSMHENEVFASRHQDQNSVACIEEKCYVLTFAEYCRFCAMAKRRGEGLPSRKTALVPPSADYSTPPHRTVPEDTDPELVFLCRHVYDFRHGRILKNPQ, encoded by the exons ATTGGGAGTACTCCATGACACACACACGGAGGAAGTCCCTTCCCATGCTGAGTTCGGGCCCCACTGGCCGCCGGGAGCCCCTGCAGATGGAAGGAAGCAATATGGAGCAGGGGGCAGAGAGTGTGGAAGCAGGCATGCCCGAGAGCCCAGGACACCTCACAGGGCGCCGCAAGAACTACCCGCTGCGGAAGCGCCCCCTGGTTCCCGAGAAGCCCAAGGCCTGCAAAGTGCTGCTGACCCGCCTGGAGAATGTGGCTGGCCCACGGAGTGCAGATGAGGCTGATGAGCTGCCCCCTGACCTGCCCAAGCCCCCGAGCCCAGCCCCATCTGGTGAGGACACTGGCCTTACTCAGCCCCGCAAGAGGCGCCTGGCCTCCCTCAATGCAGAGGCCCTCAATAACCTGCTGCTGGAGCGGGAGGATGCCAGCAGCCTGGTGGGCACCCGTCGCAGTCGGGGTGACCCTCACCGCAGCCGGGACCGTGACCGAGCCGCTGGGGGCTGGTCCTCCTCCAAGAAACGGCCCCGGCTAGGGGACCTTGGAGGAGGAAGTCGGGACCTGTCCCCAGAGCCAGCACCTGATGATGGTGCCCGTCGAGACGGTGACCCAGCGCCCAAGAGACTGGCCAGCCTGAATGCAGCTGCCTTCCTGAAGCTGAGCCAGGAGCGGGAGCTACCCTTGAGGCCACCTCGTGCCCACCCAGAAGCAGATGGGCGTTCTGCAGAACCACCAGCGCTGAGGGCTCCGAGGCCAAAGTGGGCTAATAATAAGGTCCATGGCAAGAACTATCCCAAGGCCCGGCAGGGGCCTGGCTCTGGGGAGGCGGTGGGCCCACTTGGCTGGCAGAGGCACCCTGAGGAGCCATGGCCATCTGCCACCCCTCGtgggccagccagccagccacctcaCCAGCCACTGAGCAAGGCTCTGGAAAGCCCCTTAGGgctccgcccccacctgcccctgctgaTGGGTGGGCAGGCAGCCTTGAAGCCAGAGCCTGGGCGCCCAGGCGAGGAGTCACCTGCCCCCAAGCAGGAACTGCACCAGCCTTCTTTCCCTGCACCCCAGCTGTCCCCGCTGCCGATGCCTGGCAACCCTGCCCACTACAGTGGCCTGTGTGGTCGGCCTGAGCTCACTGCACTGGGCAGCTTCTACGTGTACTGCAGCCAAGACGGGCTGCAGTGTGGAGGCTATGCCCCCTGCCCCATGCTTCCCGAGGGCAAGTTGTCCTCAGTGGCTGCACCTAATGAGGGGCTCCTCTTGGCACCAAGCTCAGTGCCTGCAGGCACCCCTTTCCAGCACCCTCCCTGGGGCTCTCGCTACTGCTCTAGCGAGGACACTGGAGTGAATGGATACAGCATCTGTGAAATGTTGCCCCCATCTCTTACCCACATTGGCACTACCTGTGGCGGCTGCCCCTACAAAATGCCTTTTGCAGCAG aAGGCTGCAGGTCCCTAGGCCAGCTGGAATTTCCTCTCCCAGAAGCTGGCCACCCTGCCtcacctgcccaccccctcctggGATGCCCTGTGCCCAGCGTGCCACCTGCAGCAGAGCCCGTCCCCCATCTTCAGACACCCACCTCGGAGCCCCAGACCGTAGCCCGCGCATGCCCTCAGAGCGCCAAGCCTCCTAGCGGCTCCAAGTCAGGTCTGCGCACAGGCTCCAGCTGTAGGCACACCGCAAGGAGCAAGGCCGCCTGCAGGCCCAGCCACCCCAAGCAGCCACGTGTCCAGCGCCCGCGCCCACGCCGCCGTCGCCGTCGCCGCACTAATGGCTGGGTGCCCGTCGGTGCTGCATGTGAGAAGGCAGTCTATGTCTTG GATGAACCAGAACCAGCCATCCGAAAGAGCTACCAGGCGGTGGAGCGGCATGGAGAGACGATCCGAGTCCGGGACACCGTCCTCCTCAAGTCAGGCCCACGAAAGACGTCCACACCTTATGTGGCCAAGATCTCTGCCCTCTGGGAGAACCCTGAATCAG GAGAACTGATGATGAGCCTCTTGTGGTATTACAGACCAGAGCACTTACAGGGAGGCCGCAGTCCCAGCATGCACGAG AATGAAGTCTTTGCGTCAAGACATCAGGACCAGAACAGTGTGGCCTGCATTGAGGAGAAGTGCTACGTGCTGACCTTTGCTGAGTACTGCAG ATTCTGTGCCATGGCCAAGCGCCGAGGCGAGGGCCTCCCAAGCCGAAAGACAGCACTGGTGCCCCCCTCTGCAGACTACTCTACCCCGCCACACCGCACCGTGCCCGAGGACACGGACCCTGAGCTGGTGTTTCTTTGCCGCCATGTCTATGACTTCCGCCATGGCCGCATCCTCAAGAACCCTCAGTAG
- the BAHD1 gene encoding bromo adjacent homology domain-containing 1 protein isoform X4 — protein sequence MLPAVVEEGVWVSRTHRPGSAVSWEWMRVPHSASEKDWEYSMTHTRRKSLPMLSSGPTGRREPLQMEGSNMEQGAESVEAGMPESPGHLTGRRKNYPLRKRPLVPEKPKACKVLLTRLENVAGPRSADEADELPPDLPKPPSPAPSGEDTGLTQPRKRRLASLNAEALNNLLLEREDASSLVGTRRSRGDPHRSRDRDRAAGGWSSSKKRPRLGDLGGGSRDLSPEPAPDDGARRDGDPAPKRLASLNAAAFLKLSQERELPLRPPRAHPEADGRSAEPPALRAPRPKWANNKVHGKNYPKARQGPGSGEAVGPLGWQRHPEEPWPSATPRGPASQPPHQPLSKALESPLGLRPHLPLLMGGQAALKPEPGRPGEESPAPKQELHQPSFPAPQLSPLPMPGNPAHYSGLCGRPELTALGSFYVYCSQDGLQCGGYAPCPMLPEGKLSSVAAPNEGLLLAPSSVPAGTPFQHPPWGSRYCSSEDTGVNGYSICEMLPPSLTHIGTTCGGCPYKMPFAAGCRSLGQLEFPLPEAGHPASPAHPLLGCPVPSVPPAAEPVPHLQTPTSEPQTVARACPQSAKPPSGSKSGLRTGSSCRHTARSKAACRPSHPKQPRVQRPRPRRRRRRRTNGWVPVGAACEKAVYVLDEPEPAIRKSYQAVERHGETIRVRDTVLLKSGPRKTSTPYVAKISALWENPESGELMMSLLWYYRPEHLQGGRSPSMHEPLQNEVFASRHQDQNSVACIEEKCYVLTFAEYCRFCAMAKRRGEGLPSRKTALVPPSADYSTPPHRTVPEDTDPELVFLCRHVYDFRHGRILKNPQ from the exons ATTGGGAGTACTCCATGACACACACACGGAGGAAGTCCCTTCCCATGCTGAGTTCGGGCCCCACTGGCCGCCGGGAGCCCCTGCAGATGGAAGGAAGCAATATGGAGCAGGGGGCAGAGAGTGTGGAAGCAGGCATGCCCGAGAGCCCAGGACACCTCACAGGGCGCCGCAAGAACTACCCGCTGCGGAAGCGCCCCCTGGTTCCCGAGAAGCCCAAGGCCTGCAAAGTGCTGCTGACCCGCCTGGAGAATGTGGCTGGCCCACGGAGTGCAGATGAGGCTGATGAGCTGCCCCCTGACCTGCCCAAGCCCCCGAGCCCAGCCCCATCTGGTGAGGACACTGGCCTTACTCAGCCCCGCAAGAGGCGCCTGGCCTCCCTCAATGCAGAGGCCCTCAATAACCTGCTGCTGGAGCGGGAGGATGCCAGCAGCCTGGTGGGCACCCGTCGCAGTCGGGGTGACCCTCACCGCAGCCGGGACCGTGACCGAGCCGCTGGGGGCTGGTCCTCCTCCAAGAAACGGCCCCGGCTAGGGGACCTTGGAGGAGGAAGTCGGGACCTGTCCCCAGAGCCAGCACCTGATGATGGTGCCCGTCGAGACGGTGACCCAGCGCCCAAGAGACTGGCCAGCCTGAATGCAGCTGCCTTCCTGAAGCTGAGCCAGGAGCGGGAGCTACCCTTGAGGCCACCTCGTGCCCACCCAGAAGCAGATGGGCGTTCTGCAGAACCACCAGCGCTGAGGGCTCCGAGGCCAAAGTGGGCTAATAATAAGGTCCATGGCAAGAACTATCCCAAGGCCCGGCAGGGGCCTGGCTCTGGGGAGGCGGTGGGCCCACTTGGCTGGCAGAGGCACCCTGAGGAGCCATGGCCATCTGCCACCCCTCGtgggccagccagccagccacctcaCCAGCCACTGAGCAAGGCTCTGGAAAGCCCCTTAGGgctccgcccccacctgcccctgctgaTGGGTGGGCAGGCAGCCTTGAAGCCAGAGCCTGGGCGCCCAGGCGAGGAGTCACCTGCCCCCAAGCAGGAACTGCACCAGCCTTCTTTCCCTGCACCCCAGCTGTCCCCGCTGCCGATGCCTGGCAACCCTGCCCACTACAGTGGCCTGTGTGGTCGGCCTGAGCTCACTGCACTGGGCAGCTTCTACGTGTACTGCAGCCAAGACGGGCTGCAGTGTGGAGGCTATGCCCCCTGCCCCATGCTTCCCGAGGGCAAGTTGTCCTCAGTGGCTGCACCTAATGAGGGGCTCCTCTTGGCACCAAGCTCAGTGCCTGCAGGCACCCCTTTCCAGCACCCTCCCTGGGGCTCTCGCTACTGCTCTAGCGAGGACACTGGAGTGAATGGATACAGCATCTGTGAAATGTTGCCCCCATCTCTTACCCACATTGGCACTACCTGTGGCGGCTGCCCCTACAAAATGCCTTTTGCAGCAG GCTGCAGGTCCCTAGGCCAGCTGGAATTTCCTCTCCCAGAAGCTGGCCACCCTGCCtcacctgcccaccccctcctggGATGCCCTGTGCCCAGCGTGCCACCTGCAGCAGAGCCCGTCCCCCATCTTCAGACACCCACCTCGGAGCCCCAGACCGTAGCCCGCGCATGCCCTCAGAGCGCCAAGCCTCCTAGCGGCTCCAAGTCAGGTCTGCGCACAGGCTCCAGCTGTAGGCACACCGCAAGGAGCAAGGCCGCCTGCAGGCCCAGCCACCCCAAGCAGCCACGTGTCCAGCGCCCGCGCCCACGCCGCCGTCGCCGTCGCCGCACTAATGGCTGGGTGCCCGTCGGTGCTGCATGTGAGAAGGCAGTCTATGTCTTG GATGAACCAGAACCAGCCATCCGAAAGAGCTACCAGGCGGTGGAGCGGCATGGAGAGACGATCCGAGTCCGGGACACCGTCCTCCTCAAGTCAGGCCCACGAAAGACGTCCACACCTTATGTGGCCAAGATCTCTGCCCTCTGGGAGAACCCTGAATCAG GAGAACTGATGATGAGCCTCTTGTGGTATTACAGACCAGAGCACTTACAGGGAGGCCGCAGTCCCAGCATGCACGAG CCTTTGCAGAATGAAGTCTTTGCGTCAAGACATCAGGACCAGAACAGTGTGGCCTGCATTGAGGAGAAGTGCTACGTGCTGACCTTTGCTGAGTACTGCAG ATTCTGTGCCATGGCCAAGCGCCGAGGCGAGGGCCTCCCAAGCCGAAAGACAGCACTGGTGCCCCCCTCTGCAGACTACTCTACCCCGCCACACCGCACCGTGCCCGAGGACACGGACCCTGAGCTGGTGTTTCTTTGCCGCCATGTCTATGACTTCCGCCATGGCCGCATCCTCAAGAACCCTCAGTAG
- the BAHD1 gene encoding bromo adjacent homology domain-containing 1 protein isoform X8: MWDWEYSMTHTRRKSLPMLSSGPTGRREPLQMEGSNMEQGAESVEAGMPESPGHLTGRRKNYPLRKRPLVPEKPKACKVLLTRLENVAGPRSADEADELPPDLPKPPSPAPSGEDTGLTQPRKRRLASLNAEALNNLLLEREDASSLVGTRRSRGDPHRSRDRDRAAGGWSSSKKRPRLGDLGGGSRDLSPEPAPDDGARRDGDPAPKRLASLNAAAFLKLSQERELPLRPPRAHPEADGRSAEPPALRAPRPKWANNKVHGKNYPKARQGPGSGEAVGPLGWQRHPEEPWPSATPRGPASQPPHQPLSKALESPLGLRPHLPLLMGGQAALKPEPGRPGEESPAPKQELHQPSFPAPQLSPLPMPGNPAHYSGLCGRPELTALGSFYVYCSQDGLQCGGYAPCPMLPEGKLSSVAAPNEGLLLAPSSVPAGTPFQHPPWGSRYCSSEDTGVNGYSICEMLPPSLTHIGTTCGGCPYKMPFAAEGCRSLGQLEFPLPEAGHPASPAHPLLGCPVPSVPPAAEPVPHLQTPTSEPQTVARACPQSAKPPSGSKSGLRTGSSCRHTARSKAACRPSHPKQPRVQRPRPRRRRRRRTNGWVPVGAACEKAVYVLDEPEPAIRKSYQAVERHGETIRVRDTVLLKSGPRKTSTPYVAKISALWENPESGELMMSLLWYYRPEHLQGGRSPSMHEPLQNEVFASRHQDQNSVACIEEKCYVLTFAEYCRFCAMAKRRGEGLPSRKTALVPPSADYSTPPHRTVPEDTDPELVFLCRHVYDFRHGRILKNPQ; the protein is encoded by the exons ATTGGGAGTACTCCATGACACACACACGGAGGAAGTCCCTTCCCATGCTGAGTTCGGGCCCCACTGGCCGCCGGGAGCCCCTGCAGATGGAAGGAAGCAATATGGAGCAGGGGGCAGAGAGTGTGGAAGCAGGCATGCCCGAGAGCCCAGGACACCTCACAGGGCGCCGCAAGAACTACCCGCTGCGGAAGCGCCCCCTGGTTCCCGAGAAGCCCAAGGCCTGCAAAGTGCTGCTGACCCGCCTGGAGAATGTGGCTGGCCCACGGAGTGCAGATGAGGCTGATGAGCTGCCCCCTGACCTGCCCAAGCCCCCGAGCCCAGCCCCATCTGGTGAGGACACTGGCCTTACTCAGCCCCGCAAGAGGCGCCTGGCCTCCCTCAATGCAGAGGCCCTCAATAACCTGCTGCTGGAGCGGGAGGATGCCAGCAGCCTGGTGGGCACCCGTCGCAGTCGGGGTGACCCTCACCGCAGCCGGGACCGTGACCGAGCCGCTGGGGGCTGGTCCTCCTCCAAGAAACGGCCCCGGCTAGGGGACCTTGGAGGAGGAAGTCGGGACCTGTCCCCAGAGCCAGCACCTGATGATGGTGCCCGTCGAGACGGTGACCCAGCGCCCAAGAGACTGGCCAGCCTGAATGCAGCTGCCTTCCTGAAGCTGAGCCAGGAGCGGGAGCTACCCTTGAGGCCACCTCGTGCCCACCCAGAAGCAGATGGGCGTTCTGCAGAACCACCAGCGCTGAGGGCTCCGAGGCCAAAGTGGGCTAATAATAAGGTCCATGGCAAGAACTATCCCAAGGCCCGGCAGGGGCCTGGCTCTGGGGAGGCGGTGGGCCCACTTGGCTGGCAGAGGCACCCTGAGGAGCCATGGCCATCTGCCACCCCTCGtgggccagccagccagccacctcaCCAGCCACTGAGCAAGGCTCTGGAAAGCCCCTTAGGgctccgcccccacctgcccctgctgaTGGGTGGGCAGGCAGCCTTGAAGCCAGAGCCTGGGCGCCCAGGCGAGGAGTCACCTGCCCCCAAGCAGGAACTGCACCAGCCTTCTTTCCCTGCACCCCAGCTGTCCCCGCTGCCGATGCCTGGCAACCCTGCCCACTACAGTGGCCTGTGTGGTCGGCCTGAGCTCACTGCACTGGGCAGCTTCTACGTGTACTGCAGCCAAGACGGGCTGCAGTGTGGAGGCTATGCCCCCTGCCCCATGCTTCCCGAGGGCAAGTTGTCCTCAGTGGCTGCACCTAATGAGGGGCTCCTCTTGGCACCAAGCTCAGTGCCTGCAGGCACCCCTTTCCAGCACCCTCCCTGGGGCTCTCGCTACTGCTCTAGCGAGGACACTGGAGTGAATGGATACAGCATCTGTGAAATGTTGCCCCCATCTCTTACCCACATTGGCACTACCTGTGGCGGCTGCCCCTACAAAATGCCTTTTGCAGCAG aAGGCTGCAGGTCCCTAGGCCAGCTGGAATTTCCTCTCCCAGAAGCTGGCCACCCTGCCtcacctgcccaccccctcctggGATGCCCTGTGCCCAGCGTGCCACCTGCAGCAGAGCCCGTCCCCCATCTTCAGACACCCACCTCGGAGCCCCAGACCGTAGCCCGCGCATGCCCTCAGAGCGCCAAGCCTCCTAGCGGCTCCAAGTCAGGTCTGCGCACAGGCTCCAGCTGTAGGCACACCGCAAGGAGCAAGGCCGCCTGCAGGCCCAGCCACCCCAAGCAGCCACGTGTCCAGCGCCCGCGCCCACGCCGCCGTCGCCGTCGCCGCACTAATGGCTGGGTGCCCGTCGGTGCTGCATGTGAGAAGGCAGTCTATGTCTTG GATGAACCAGAACCAGCCATCCGAAAGAGCTACCAGGCGGTGGAGCGGCATGGAGAGACGATCCGAGTCCGGGACACCGTCCTCCTCAAGTCAGGCCCACGAAAGACGTCCACACCTTATGTGGCCAAGATCTCTGCCCTCTGGGAGAACCCTGAATCAG GAGAACTGATGATGAGCCTCTTGTGGTATTACAGACCAGAGCACTTACAGGGAGGCCGCAGTCCCAGCATGCACGAG CCTTTGCAGAATGAAGTCTTTGCGTCAAGACATCAGGACCAGAACAGTGTGGCCTGCATTGAGGAGAAGTGCTACGTGCTGACCTTTGCTGAGTACTGCAG ATTCTGTGCCATGGCCAAGCGCCGAGGCGAGGGCCTCCCAAGCCGAAAGACAGCACTGGTGCCCCCCTCTGCAGACTACTCTACCCCGCCACACCGCACCGTGCCCGAGGACACGGACCCTGAGCTGGTGTTTCTTTGCCGCCATGTCTATGACTTCCGCCATGGCCGCATCCTCAAGAACCCTCAGTAG
- the BAHD1 gene encoding bromo adjacent homology domain-containing 1 protein isoform X3: MLPAVVEEGVWVSRTHRPGSAVSWEWMRVPHSASEKDWEYSMTHTRRKSLPMLSSGPTGRREPLQMEGSNMEQGAESVEAGMPESPGHLTGRRKNYPLRKRPLVPEKPKACKVLLTRLENVAGPRSADEADELPPDLPKPPSPAPSGEDTGLTQPRKRRLASLNAEALNNLLLEREDASSLVGTRRSRGDPHRSRDRDRAAGGWSSSKKRPRLGDLGGGSRDLSPEPAPDDGARRDGDPAPKRLASLNAAAFLKLSQERELPLRPPRAHPEADGRSAEPPALRAPRPKWANNKVHGKNYPKARQGPGSGEAVGPLGWQRHPEEPWPSATPRGPASQPPHQPLSKALESPLGLRPHLPLLMGGQAALKPEPGRPGEESPAPKQELHQPSFPAPQLSPLPMPGNPAHYSGLCGRPELTALGSFYVYCSQDGLQCGGYAPCPMLPEGKLSSVAAPNEGLLLAPSSVPAGTPFQHPPWGSRYCSSEDTGVNGYSICEMLPPSLTHIGTTCGGCPYKMPFAAEGCRSLGQLEFPLPEAGHPASPAHPLLGCPVPSVPPAAEPVPHLQTPTSEPQTVARACPQSAKPPSGSKSGLRTGSSCRHTARSKAACRPSHPKQPRVQRPRPRRRRRRRTNGWVPVGAACEKAVYVLDEPEPAIRKSYQAVERHGETIRVRDTVLLKSGPRKTSTPYVAKISALWENPESGELMMSLLWYYRPEHLQGGRSPSMHEPLQNEVFASRHQDQNSVACIEEKCYVLTFAEYCRFCAMAKRRGEGLPSRKTALVPPSADYSTPPHRTVPEDTDPELVFLCRHVYDFRHGRILKNPQ, translated from the exons ATTGGGAGTACTCCATGACACACACACGGAGGAAGTCCCTTCCCATGCTGAGTTCGGGCCCCACTGGCCGCCGGGAGCCCCTGCAGATGGAAGGAAGCAATATGGAGCAGGGGGCAGAGAGTGTGGAAGCAGGCATGCCCGAGAGCCCAGGACACCTCACAGGGCGCCGCAAGAACTACCCGCTGCGGAAGCGCCCCCTGGTTCCCGAGAAGCCCAAGGCCTGCAAAGTGCTGCTGACCCGCCTGGAGAATGTGGCTGGCCCACGGAGTGCAGATGAGGCTGATGAGCTGCCCCCTGACCTGCCCAAGCCCCCGAGCCCAGCCCCATCTGGTGAGGACACTGGCCTTACTCAGCCCCGCAAGAGGCGCCTGGCCTCCCTCAATGCAGAGGCCCTCAATAACCTGCTGCTGGAGCGGGAGGATGCCAGCAGCCTGGTGGGCACCCGTCGCAGTCGGGGTGACCCTCACCGCAGCCGGGACCGTGACCGAGCCGCTGGGGGCTGGTCCTCCTCCAAGAAACGGCCCCGGCTAGGGGACCTTGGAGGAGGAAGTCGGGACCTGTCCCCAGAGCCAGCACCTGATGATGGTGCCCGTCGAGACGGTGACCCAGCGCCCAAGAGACTGGCCAGCCTGAATGCAGCTGCCTTCCTGAAGCTGAGCCAGGAGCGGGAGCTACCCTTGAGGCCACCTCGTGCCCACCCAGAAGCAGATGGGCGTTCTGCAGAACCACCAGCGCTGAGGGCTCCGAGGCCAAAGTGGGCTAATAATAAGGTCCATGGCAAGAACTATCCCAAGGCCCGGCAGGGGCCTGGCTCTGGGGAGGCGGTGGGCCCACTTGGCTGGCAGAGGCACCCTGAGGAGCCATGGCCATCTGCCACCCCTCGtgggccagccagccagccacctcaCCAGCCACTGAGCAAGGCTCTGGAAAGCCCCTTAGGgctccgcccccacctgcccctgctgaTGGGTGGGCAGGCAGCCTTGAAGCCAGAGCCTGGGCGCCCAGGCGAGGAGTCACCTGCCCCCAAGCAGGAACTGCACCAGCCTTCTTTCCCTGCACCCCAGCTGTCCCCGCTGCCGATGCCTGGCAACCCTGCCCACTACAGTGGCCTGTGTGGTCGGCCTGAGCTCACTGCACTGGGCAGCTTCTACGTGTACTGCAGCCAAGACGGGCTGCAGTGTGGAGGCTATGCCCCCTGCCCCATGCTTCCCGAGGGCAAGTTGTCCTCAGTGGCTGCACCTAATGAGGGGCTCCTCTTGGCACCAAGCTCAGTGCCTGCAGGCACCCCTTTCCAGCACCCTCCCTGGGGCTCTCGCTACTGCTCTAGCGAGGACACTGGAGTGAATGGATACAGCATCTGTGAAATGTTGCCCCCATCTCTTACCCACATTGGCACTACCTGTGGCGGCTGCCCCTACAAAATGCCTTTTGCAGCAG aAGGCTGCAGGTCCCTAGGCCAGCTGGAATTTCCTCTCCCAGAAGCTGGCCACCCTGCCtcacctgcccaccccctcctggGATGCCCTGTGCCCAGCGTGCCACCTGCAGCAGAGCCCGTCCCCCATCTTCAGACACCCACCTCGGAGCCCCAGACCGTAGCCCGCGCATGCCCTCAGAGCGCCAAGCCTCCTAGCGGCTCCAAGTCAGGTCTGCGCACAGGCTCCAGCTGTAGGCACACCGCAAGGAGCAAGGCCGCCTGCAGGCCCAGCCACCCCAAGCAGCCACGTGTCCAGCGCCCGCGCCCACGCCGCCGTCGCCGTCGCCGCACTAATGGCTGGGTGCCCGTCGGTGCTGCATGTGAGAAGGCAGTCTATGTCTTG GATGAACCAGAACCAGCCATCCGAAAGAGCTACCAGGCGGTGGAGCGGCATGGAGAGACGATCCGAGTCCGGGACACCGTCCTCCTCAAGTCAGGCCCACGAAAGACGTCCACACCTTATGTGGCCAAGATCTCTGCCCTCTGGGAGAACCCTGAATCAG GAGAACTGATGATGAGCCTCTTGTGGTATTACAGACCAGAGCACTTACAGGGAGGCCGCAGTCCCAGCATGCACGAG CCTTTGCAGAATGAAGTCTTTGCGTCAAGACATCAGGACCAGAACAGTGTGGCCTGCATTGAGGAGAAGTGCTACGTGCTGACCTTTGCTGAGTACTGCAG ATTCTGTGCCATGGCCAAGCGCCGAGGCGAGGGCCTCCCAAGCCGAAAGACAGCACTGGTGCCCCCCTCTGCAGACTACTCTACCCCGCCACACCGCACCGTGCCCGAGGACACGGACCCTGAGCTGGTGTTTCTTTGCCGCCATGTCTATGACTTCCGCCATGGCCGCATCCTCAAGAACCCTCAGTAG